The Candidatus Dependentiae bacterium genome contains the following window.
AAACTGCAGCACAAGAATTGCGCTTCTTTTTCAATGATCTATAATTGAGATCATAATAGATAGTAAATAAAAAAAGGGTAGGAACAATAATGTTCCTACCCTTTTTACTGTAGTCTCATTTAACATATTAGGATACTGTAACATGCAAACTATTAAAGCAATACTATTATCATTTACTTTAGCTGCCTCTACCACTCAAGCTCAAAGTTGTACATTACATAAAACTGACAGCAACAATACAAAAACCGCAGTAAAAACAGCTCCATCCATTGAACAAACTTTTGCTATGATCAAACCGGAAGCAGTCGCAAAAGGCGATGCAGGCCAGATCATTTCATTAATTGAAAAAAATGGCTTTAACATTGTTCGCATGGAAAAACGTACGTTCACTAAAAAGCAGGCTGAAGATTTTTATACTGAGCACAAAGGACGCCCTTTTTATAACGATTTAGTCGATTATATCAGCTCAGGACCTGTCATAGCTTTAATGCTTGAAAAAGAAAATGCGATTACCGATTGGCGTACATTACTTGGTGCAACCGATCCTGTACAAGCGAATATGGGTACCATACGCAAAATGTTTGCTGAAAATAAAAGTCAAAATGCTGCACATGGCTCTGATTCTCCGGAAGCTGCAAAACGTGAACTTGCATTCTTTTTTAAAAACGAGAATTAATCGATGAAAAACTATTTTTTTTGTTTGATATTTTTTTGCATGAATGCATATAGTGCAGATAATGAACAACAAGCATTAAAAGAATTAAATGCAATGCTTGACCAATATGGCATTCCATTACGTGTTGATGAAAACAAA
Protein-coding sequences here:
- the ndk gene encoding nucleoside-diphosphate kinase; the protein is MQTIKAILLSFTLAASTTQAQSCTLHKTDSNNTKTAVKTAPSIEQTFAMIKPEAVAKGDAGQIISLIEKNGFNIVRMEKRTFTKKQAEDFYTEHKGRPFYNDLVDYISSGPVIALMLEKENAITDWRTLLGATDPVQANMGTIRKMFAENKSQNAAHGSDSPEAAKRELAFFFKNEN